The sequence ATGACATTTTAACTGAGGCTCCCGATCAAGATGATGAGCTGTACAACCCTGAAAGTGAGCAGGATGTTAATGAAAAGAAAGGGTCCAAAAGAAAGAGCGATCGAATGGAAATTCCTGATACTAAAAGGCAAAAACAATCCTCCCACATCGCAAGGCCTCCCCCACAAAGGCTGTCCAGTGGCACAAAGAGAGTTGTTAGCACCAAAGGAAAGCCGGTATCGGAATACAAGAATGATGACTTCTCTAGACATGACAGGAGCAGAAGACCTGAAAGTGATCGGAGAGTTCATCCCTCTGGCAGCTCTGGACGCGAAGCATATAAAGGgtcacaggaaaaaaacagcataaggAAACGAGAAACTGACAGGAGACCCAAATCTGCCAGTCCCGTTCTGTCATCTGAGAAAATAAGACCTGATTCAAGCAGACGACCAAGCAGGTCCAGTCGCTCATCCGATGGTAACTCTGATGAATACGGTTCAGAGAGGGACAGTGGTAGCAGCGATTCTTCTGATGAAGAACAAGGAAACAATAGTGACAATGAAGgaatggaagaagaggaggatgaagggGAGGAAGCTGAAGAGGAGGAaggtgaggaagaggaggaagagtatGAACAAGAACACGAAAGAGACCAACGAGAAGGAAATGATTATGATACCCGTAGTGAGGCCAGCGACTCAGAATCTGACTCTGCTTCATTCTCAGACTCCATTCGTTCCGGTTCTGGCTCTGACATTTCAGGTTCAGCAAAGAAGCATGAAAAATTGCCCTCTTCCGTTCGTGATGTTCGAAAAGAACGAATCAACAAAATTCGATACATTCTGCAGGATGCACGTTTTTTCCTCATAAAAAGCAACAATCATGAAAATGTATCATTGGCTAAAGCAAAGGGTGTTTGGTCAACTTTACCAGTAAATGAGAAAAAGCTCAACACGGCTTTTAGATCTGCGCGGAGTGTTATTTTGGTGTTCTCTGTTAGAGAAAGTGGAAAATTTCAGGGATTTGCACGGCTGTCTTCTGAATCCCATCATGGTGGATCACCCATACACTGGGTCCTTCCAGCAGGCATGAATGCAAAGATGCTTGGTGGAGTATTCAAGATAGATTGGATTTGCAGGCGAGAACTTCCATTTACTAAATCTGCTCATCTTAATAATGCATGGAATGAAATGAAGCCAGTGAAGATTGGACGTGATGGTCAGGAAATTGAACCAGAATGCGGGACCCAGCTTTGCCTTCTATTTCCAGCGGATGAAAGCATCGACTTATATCAAGTCATTCACAAAATGAGACACAAGAGAagaatgcaatcacagccccGACCGCGAGGCCGTCCTTCTCGTCGTGAGACAACAAGAGATGTGGGAAGGCGTCGACCAGAAGAATATGATATTCATAACAACCGAAAGAAACCAAGAGTTGACTATCCACAAGAGTTTCACCAGAGACCAGGGTTTGTTAAGGATCCTTGTTTCCCAGAAGTAGACAGAAGATTTACAGGAGTTCGCAGGGATGTATTTTTAAATGGATCCTACAACGATTATGTGAGAGAATTTCATAACATGGGACCACCTACTCCATGGCAAGGAATGCCACCATACCCTGCCATGGAACAGCCGCCTCACCATCCATATTATCAGCACCATGCTCCTCCTCCTCAAGCTCATCCACAGTTTTCAGGTCACCATCCAGGTCAACATGACACTCGATATCGGGACAAACGAGTTCATGACTATGACATGAGGGTGGATGATTTTCTGAGACGTACACAGGCTGTTGTCAGCGGTCGAAGAAGCCGCCCTAGAGAGCGGGAGCGAGAACGTGAACGAGAAAGGCCCCGGGACACCAGGAGAGACAGAGGTCGTGAACGCgatagagacagagacagagagagaatgcGTGACAGAGATCGGGGAGACCGAGGAAGATACCGAAGATGATTTCACTGCTTTCGTTATGTGCACATGgaatatttgcttttttttcctggtctcttgtgtgtttacaaagtaGC comes from Rana temporaria chromosome 2, aRanTem1.1, whole genome shotgun sequence and encodes:
- the LOC120926623 gene encoding YTH domain-containing protein 1-like isoform X2, with the translated sequence MEPERGETSKDGEVNVLDDILTEAPDQDDELYNPESEQDVNEKKGSKRKSDRMEIPDTKRQKQSSHIARPPPQRLSSGTKRVVSTKGKPVSEYKNDDFSRHDRSRRPESDRRVHPSGSSGREAYKGSQEKNSIRKRETDRRPKSASPVLSSEKIRPDSSRRPSRSSRSSDGNSDEYGSERDSGSSDSSDEEQGNNSDNEGMEEEEDEGEEAEEEEGEEEEEEYEQEHERDQREGNDYDTRSEASDSESDSASFSDSIRSGSGSDISERINKIRYILQDARFFLIKSNNHENVSLAKAKGVWSTLPVNEKKLNTAFRSARSVILVFSVRESGKFQGFARLSSESHHGGSPIHWVLPAGMNAKMLGGVFKIDWICRRELPFTKSAHLNNAWNEMKPVKIGRDGQEIEPECGTQLCLLFPADESIDLYQVIHKMRHKRRMQSQPRPRGRPSRRETTRDVGRRRPEEYDIHNNRKKPRVDYPQEFHQRPGFVKDPCFPEVDRRFTGVRRDVFLNGSYNDYVREFHNMGPPTPWQGMPPYPAMEQPPHHPYYQHHAPPPQAHPQFSGHHPGQHDTRYRDKRVHDYDMRVDDFLRRTQAVVSGRRSRPRERERERERERPRDTRRDRGRERDRDRDRERMRDRDRGDRGRYRR
- the LOC120926623 gene encoding YTH domain-containing protein 1-like isoform X1 encodes the protein MEPERGETSKDGEVNVLDDILTEAPDQDDELYNPESEQDVNEKKGSKRKSDRMEIPDTKRQKQSSHIARPPPQRLSSGTKRVVSTKGKPVSEYKNDDFSRHDRSRRPESDRRVHPSGSSGREAYKGSQEKNSIRKRETDRRPKSASPVLSSEKIRPDSSRRPSRSSRSSDGNSDEYGSERDSGSSDSSDEEQGNNSDNEGMEEEEDEGEEAEEEEGEEEEEEYEQEHERDQREGNDYDTRSEASDSESDSASFSDSIRSGSGSDISGSAKKHEKLPSSVRDVRKERINKIRYILQDARFFLIKSNNHENVSLAKAKGVWSTLPVNEKKLNTAFRSARSVILVFSVRESGKFQGFARLSSESHHGGSPIHWVLPAGMNAKMLGGVFKIDWICRRELPFTKSAHLNNAWNEMKPVKIGRDGQEIEPECGTQLCLLFPADESIDLYQVIHKMRHKRRMQSQPRPRGRPSRRETTRDVGRRRPEEYDIHNNRKKPRVDYPQEFHQRPGFVKDPCFPEVDRRFTGVRRDVFLNGSYNDYVREFHNMGPPTPWQGMPPYPAMEQPPHHPYYQHHAPPPQAHPQFSGHHPGQHDTRYRDKRVHDYDMRVDDFLRRTQAVVSGRRSRPRERERERERERPRDTRRDRGRERDRDRDRERMRDRDRGDRGRYRR